The window CAAGCCGTTCTCACCTTACTGATTGCAGGCGTGACCGTCGCTTGTTATTTCATCTTTGCCCGCAAGAAAGACGGTCTCGGTGAATTGAAGAAAGGTATAATACAAGCGTCTTCTAGGACGATTCGCTAGTGAAAAATGAACAACCTGAGTCGTTCATATGGACGAAACCGGTTGTTTTTTTTCTATACAGTATTTAATCTTACAGGCCATTCCAATGATTCATTATAGAATATGTGCCTATAATTTTCTTAGTATTATCTGTTATTTTCTTTAACAAGTCTCATAACCCCCTAGAAAGTGGCCAGATATGAGAAACGCCGAAAAGCGGAAGGAACGTTTTAAAGTTTTGAATCAACGGCATTTAAATAATACAGTTCCACAATCGGGCGCAATTCTGGAGTAAGGATCTACGTCTATTCAGTTATAGGGCCATTAAGAGGAATAAAATGTGACATTTCTTTTTGATACTCGTCTAAGTCTTAAAGGTGGAAGGCGACATTGAAAAATAAGATCATTTTACTGTGCTTCATTGTAACAAACGGTTTATTGTTTGCTTGTAATTCAGAGAAAGCTGAGAATCCGAAGAATGAAATTAAAACAACTTTTGTTGGTACAATTGAGGAAGTTCACGGTAAAACCGCTACTGTTGTTGTATCGGATTCTGCAAACAGTGAACTGGCAGGCCGCACCTTTGAAGTAGGACTATCAGTGTATCCTAATGAAACATTTCAAGCAGGCGACAAGGTAAGGGTAGAATATGATGAAGTCATGGAAATAGCTCCACCGGTTGTAAACGCTCTTAAGATAGAAAAAATGAAATAACTTCAAGAGGACAACTAACGGACGTAGTTGTTGAAGAAACATTCTGCCAGAATAGGGCCAGATTATTAATTTATAAGGAGTATTTTAATGTTAATATATTTTACGATTTTCTCTGTTTTTGTGTTTTCCGTGATAATGAGTGCAATCGTAGGGTTTTTAGTTTACCAAACAGGTTACAGATTCTTACCTTCCACGGTGATTAGGCATATATTAGGAATCGGAGTAGCAGTACTCATAGGTTGTTTGATGACAAATCTGTTACTTTTCGGAATTTGGTACTTTTACGTAGCTGTTATAGGCGTGGCGATAATTTTATATATTGTGTTTATTAAATCGTCAATTAACACCGAGCAGAGGTAATTCTGCAAACGGGCGTTTTCGCAAAATAAGCATTCGCCCATTTTTGCTTGATCGGGCCAGATTGTGGGATAAAGTCATATTTTAATGGAGGGATAGACAATGCAAATGCCAGTACATATTGTTGCTGCGGGGGGCTTTGTTGAAAATACCAAAGGGGAAATATTATTAGTAAAAACCCGTCGAGATGGTGATTGGGTATTTCCTGGAGGTCAAGTGGAGGTCGGGGAAAACTTAATAGATGGGGTAATCAGAGAAGTTAAAGAGGAAAGTGGAATTGACGTTAAAGTATCCCATTTGGTAGGGATTTACTCTAATACAGCAACATATGAGGGCCATAGCGGTGTAAAGATAGTACCCACAAAAGTTATGTTTGATTTTGTATGTGAACCCGTAGGTGGGAAGTTGACAACATCGGATGAAACATCAGATAGTCGCTGGGTTAGTAAAGAGGAAGTTCTAGATATGGTCTCAACCCCCGCACTACGTACACGCTTTCAAGCATATTTAGATTATAACGGAAGTGTCCATTATATGGACTATATAACTAAGCCACAATTTGAATTAAAACTTGAAAGAAACATATAAGAAAAATTAATTAGCTATATATGTTGAACAAATGACTACGGCGTATGAGCTTTACAATGGATAGAATCAAAAGTCTTGCTAATATCGCTTCGCCGCTTTGTGGATGCCTCCCGCGATAAGCCGGAAAGGAGAGCACTTTCAGTCTTATCGCTCCGGCTACCACGAAGACGCGTCTTCGCTGGATAGTCTATTTGATAAAGCGCATTTCGTTTTCAGGGATGAGACCTACAACCTGGAATGCCATAAATAAATCGATCGAATGTGATCAACGAATGTCCCAATACATGTGGGATGAATTAGAAACCCTACTAATACCGCTTCGGCGCTTTGTGGATGCCTCCCGCGATAAGCCAGAAAGGAGATCACTTTCAGTCTTATCGCTCCGGCTACCACGAAGACGCGCCTTCGCTGGATGGTCTATGTGAGAAAGCGCATTTCATTAGCTGTGATGAAATTTGCAACCTGGAGTGCGTCTTTCTTGACTATAAGTAGGATCAACTAGTAA of the Sporosarcina sp. FSL K6-1508 genome contains:
- a CDS encoding NUDIX hydrolase; protein product: MQMPVHIVAAGGFVENTKGEILLVKTRRDGDWVFPGGQVEVGENLIDGVIREVKEESGIDVKVSHLVGIYSNTATYEGHSGVKIVPTKVMFDFVCEPVGGKLTTSDETSDSRWVSKEEVLDMVSTPALRTRFQAYLDYNGSVHYMDYITKPQFELKLERNI